Genomic segment of Pirellulales bacterium:
CGTGGCGCTGGATCGACGGTGACTTTGTTTTCGCCAGTTTCCAGATCGACGTGGACCGTACCGGTCGTGGTTTTCTTTGCAGAGGCAATCATTTCTGGCGTTGCCTTGCCTTGAGCGACGGCTAGCTCGCGAGCCGCGTGCCAACGGAGCGTCAAGATGTTGTCTTCGGTCGATGCGACCGCTTCGAACGACAATCCCAGTCCGCCACCAACGGCGACCCATTCGGGAAAGACAATTTGCTGACAGTGCATCAGCACCTTACTCGTCGCTGCATCGAGGAAGACGAGTTGCATCGCATTGGGTGGCAATTTATTTTGCGCGGTTCGCGCAATCACTCGGTCGCCAGCGACCGCCAGCGGCAATTGGGCTTCTTTCGATTCCCACCGCTGCTCGCCCGTTGCCAGATCCAGTGCCAGCAGCGATTCACTCGGCCCTGTGACATAGACGCTTTGGCTGTCAGGGTCGGCAACGCCCGATGGAATAACAATCCACGACATGGCCGGCAATTTTGCAGGCGGTTCGCCTGACGTGGCGACCGTCGAAATAAGCATACACAGGGCAGCCGCAGCCGCCGCGGAATTGAGTCGAAACATGGCACAACCCTCCGTGGTTTGCAGGCATTTAATCGAATCGAACCGCGACTGGCATCGATGAACTTTGGACGGCTCTCTGAAGATGGCCTCTTATCTTTTCAGGCGTTAGCCTTGGATAACCTTGCCGACGCGGGGTCGCATCTTACCGTTTTATGCGAATTTGCCAAAGAGCAGCTTCCACGGTACTATCCTTGCACGCCTCGGGCGTAACAATGCTTTCACGGGCATTCGTGGCGAATTTTGCAAGACTGCGGCTAACGCCTCGGCAGCCCTGAATTCTCGCGGATTCCGCGACGGACCATCAAATGTTCCCCTTTGCCGATACAATTCCGACGAAGCGCTGGGAGGTCGTCACGTTCATTCTCGTGGCGATCAATGCGTTAATGTTTCTATGGTGGAATTCGCTGCCCCCGCGCGAGCAGCAAATTGCGGTGTATAAATATGGCTTCATTCCGGCTCGGGTGTCGCAGTTGATCAATCCGGCCAAGGTGCTGCCCTTGACGCTGGAATATCCAAGGCGAATGGGAAATGGGCAACCGGTGACCGTTCGCGAACCGTTGAATTTGCCCGGCGACCGCAAACAAATTCTCGCCTCCGCGGTCACATGCATGTTCATGCATGGGGGCTGGATGCACTTGATCGGCAACATGTGGTTTCTGCTGCTGTTTGGCAACAATGTGGAAGATCGCCTAGGTCATGGAGTGTATGCGGGGTTCTATTTTCTCGGCGGCTTTTCCGCGACGATTGCCCATTGGGCGTTTGACCCGACCAGCCCGACGCCAATCGTCGGTGCCAGCGGAGCGATAGCGGCGGTATTGGGCGGCTATGCCGTTGCCTTTCCACATGCGCGGATCAAAACTCTCGTCTTTCTAATTATG
This window contains:
- a CDS encoding PQQ-binding-like beta-propeller repeat protein, with protein sequence MFRLNSAAAAAALCMLISTVATSGEPPAKLPAMSWIVIPSGVADPDSQSVYVTGPSESLLALDLATGEQRWESKEAQLPLAVAGDRVIARTAQNKLPPNAMQLVFLDAATSKVLMHCQQIVFPEWVAVGGGLGLSFEAVASTEDNILTLRWHAARELAVAQGKATPEMIASAKKTTTGTVHVDLETGENKVTVDPAPRKVTLNRKLAFYDVGDKRLNVTQRNEKIEGGVQLVHRMLEARDQKTGKPIWRQPIVGEVYLPVGPSAEVSRRPSNRYPARR
- a CDS encoding rhomboid family intramembrane serine protease; protein product: MFLWWNSLPPREQQIAVYKYGFIPARVSQLINPAKVLPLTLEYPRRMGNGQPVTVREPLNLPGDRKQILASAVTCMFMHGGWMHLIGNMWFLLLFGNNVEDRLGHGVYAGFYFLGGFSATIAHWAFDPTSPTPIVGASGAIAAVLGGYAVAFPHARIKTLVFLIMFVTIVELPAYVFLVFWFGIQLFQGLGILPQFLGGGGGSAAGVAWWAHVGGFLAGAAMMYYLRRLVPPDPPDEAKEDGAGFGDFQRRRDNAWI